One part of the Ziziphus jujuba cultivar Dongzao chromosome 2, ASM3175591v1 genome encodes these proteins:
- the LOC107418579 gene encoding uncharacterized protein LOC107418579 isoform X1 has translation MNKNNQEGFQMYGGFKEKIWWPLTKSSGIFFFIFLLLVGGFVSVYFLNIPILTRSTIGQILTTKSSHKYPPQNTNITGHEVPLNCTAYGSTRTCPSNNNNSVSFLNRSSESTCPDYYRWIYEDLRPWAHTGVSREMIEKVKSQAHFRLVILNGNAYVEKYRSSFQTRDVFTLWGVLQLLRMYPGKVPDLELMFNCNDRPVINLRDYSAINATHPPPLFRYCSDDSTLDIPFPDWSFWGWPEIKIKPWEPLMKDLLKGNKLRRWVKREPYAYWKGNPYVAQTRRDLLKCNVSEKQDWNARLYIQDWVRESKEGFNKSNLANQCTHRFKIYIEGNAWSVSEKYILACDSLTLLVNPKFYDFFSRGLRPMQHYWPIKANDKCRSIKHAVDWGNTHIKEAQAIGKAAAGFIREELKMQNVYDYMFHLLNEYAKLLKFKPTIPPNAHKLCLESMVCSAKGLEREYMMDSMMKGPADTNPCTMPPPFHPSSLYSFFQEKTDSLKLVDVWERNYWKSQNKP, from the exons ATGAATAAGAACAACCAAGAGGGTTTCCAGATGTATGGCGGCTTCAAAGAAAAGATTTGGTGGCCATTGACGAAGTCCTCTggtattttcttcttcatcttcctccTGCTAGTTGGGGGTTTTGTCTCTGTCTACTTCCTTAACATCCCT ATTCTGACAAGGTCAACTATAGGGCAAATTCTAACTACCAAATCATCCCACAAATACCCTCCACAAAACACCAATATTACCGGACACGAAGTCCCACTCAACTGCACAGCGTACGGCAGTACAAGAACCTGTCCCTCCAACAACAATAACTCAGTTTCATTTCTTAACCGTTCGTCGGAATCCACGTGTCCAGATTACTACCGTTGGATCTACGAAGATTTGAGGCCATGGGCCCACACAGGGGTTTCAAGGGAGATGATCGAGAAGGTCAAAAGCCAGGCCCACTTTAGATTGGTCATATTAAACGGGAACGCTTACGTGGAGAAATATCGTTCGTCGTTTCAAACCAGAGATGTTTTTACGCTGTGGGGTGTCCTACAGTTACTACGGATGTATCCAGGGAAAGTACCTGATTTGGAGCTGATGTTTAATTGCAATGATCGGCCTGTGATTAATTTAAGGGACTATAGCGCGATCAACGCCACTCATCCGCCTCCTTTGTTTCGTTACTGTAGTGACGATTCCACACTCGATATTCCCTTTCCTGATTGGTCGTTCTGGGGGTG GCCTGAGATTAAGATAAAGCCATGGGAACCATTGATGAAGGACCTGTTGAAAGGGAATAAGCTGAGGAGATGGGTGAAGAGGGAACCATATGCTTATTGGAAGGGAAATCCATATGTTGCTCAAACTAGAAGAGACCTCCTCAAATGTAATGTCTCCGAAAAACAGGATTGGAATGCTCGCTTGTATATTCAg GACTGGGTCAGAGAGTCCAAAGAAGGGTTCAATAAATCAAATTTGGCAAACCAATGCACTCATAG GTTTAAGATCTACATAGAAGGGAATGCTTGGTCTGTAAGTGAAAAATACATTCTTGCGTGTGATTCTCTAACCTTGTTAGTGAATCCCAAATTCTATGATTTCTTCAGCAGAGGTTTGAGGCCAATGCAGCACTATTGGCCCATTAAGGCCAATGACAAGTGCAGATCCATTAAACATGCTGTTGACTGGGGCAACACCCACATAAAAGAG GCACAAGCTATTGGCAAGGCAGCAGCAGGTTTCATCAGAGAGGAGCTGAAGATGCAAAATGTGTATGACTACATGTTTCATCTTTTAAATGAATATGCAAAGCTCTTGAAGTTCAAGCCCACTATTCCTCCAAATGCTCATAAACTGTGTTTGGAGTCCATGGTTTGCTCAGCAAAAGGGTTAGAAAGGGAGTACATGATGGATTCCATGATGAAGGGTCCAGCTGATACAAACCCATGTACCATGCCTCCTCCTTTTCACCCTTCATCTCTTTATTCATTTTTTCAGGAAAAAACAGATTCACTTAAACTAGTAGATGTTTGGGAGAGGAATTATTGGAAAAGTCAAAATAAGCCATAA
- the LOC107418579 gene encoding uncharacterized protein LOC107418579 isoform X2, protein MIEKVKSQAHFRLVILNGNAYVEKYRSSFQTRDVFTLWGVLQLLRMYPGKVPDLELMFNCNDRPVINLRDYSAINATHPPPLFRYCSDDSTLDIPFPDWSFWGWPEIKIKPWEPLMKDLLKGNKLRRWVKREPYAYWKGNPYVAQTRRDLLKCNVSEKQDWNARLYIQDWVRESKEGFNKSNLANQCTHRFKIYIEGNAWSVSEKYILACDSLTLLVNPKFYDFFSRGLRPMQHYWPIKANDKCRSIKHAVDWGNTHIKEAQAIGKAAAGFIREELKMQNVYDYMFHLLNEYAKLLKFKPTIPPNAHKLCLESMVCSAKGLEREYMMDSMMKGPADTNPCTMPPPFHPSSLYSFFQEKTDSLKLVDVWERNYWKSQNKP, encoded by the exons ATGATCGAGAAGGTCAAAAGCCAGGCCCACTTTAGATTGGTCATATTAAACGGGAACGCTTACGTGGAGAAATATCGTTCGTCGTTTCAAACCAGAGATGTTTTTACGCTGTGGGGTGTCCTACAGTTACTACGGATGTATCCAGGGAAAGTACCTGATTTGGAGCTGATGTTTAATTGCAATGATCGGCCTGTGATTAATTTAAGGGACTATAGCGCGATCAACGCCACTCATCCGCCTCCTTTGTTTCGTTACTGTAGTGACGATTCCACACTCGATATTCCCTTTCCTGATTGGTCGTTCTGGGGGTG GCCTGAGATTAAGATAAAGCCATGGGAACCATTGATGAAGGACCTGTTGAAAGGGAATAAGCTGAGGAGATGGGTGAAGAGGGAACCATATGCTTATTGGAAGGGAAATCCATATGTTGCTCAAACTAGAAGAGACCTCCTCAAATGTAATGTCTCCGAAAAACAGGATTGGAATGCTCGCTTGTATATTCAg GACTGGGTCAGAGAGTCCAAAGAAGGGTTCAATAAATCAAATTTGGCAAACCAATGCACTCATAG GTTTAAGATCTACATAGAAGGGAATGCTTGGTCTGTAAGTGAAAAATACATTCTTGCGTGTGATTCTCTAACCTTGTTAGTGAATCCCAAATTCTATGATTTCTTCAGCAGAGGTTTGAGGCCAATGCAGCACTATTGGCCCATTAAGGCCAATGACAAGTGCAGATCCATTAAACATGCTGTTGACTGGGGCAACACCCACATAAAAGAG GCACAAGCTATTGGCAAGGCAGCAGCAGGTTTCATCAGAGAGGAGCTGAAGATGCAAAATGTGTATGACTACATGTTTCATCTTTTAAATGAATATGCAAAGCTCTTGAAGTTCAAGCCCACTATTCCTCCAAATGCTCATAAACTGTGTTTGGAGTCCATGGTTTGCTCAGCAAAAGGGTTAGAAAGGGAGTACATGATGGATTCCATGATGAAGGGTCCAGCTGATACAAACCCATGTACCATGCCTCCTCCTTTTCACCCTTCATCTCTTTATTCATTTTTTCAGGAAAAAACAGATTCACTTAAACTAGTAGATGTTTGGGAGAGGAATTATTGGAAAAGTCAAAATAAGCCATAA
- the LOC107418575 gene encoding uncharacterized protein LOC107418575, whose product MKFRKSPQIVPLNCTAYNLTQCSSSYNPTASFSKENRKSPSPCTCPEYFRWINEDLRPWANTGISKYMIERAQEVAHFRLVIVNGKAYVETYRTVYQSRDKFTLWGILQLLRRYPGKVPDLDLMFFAGDMPDHLTDRFSGPNDVDGPPPLFRYCNDNVTGAIVFPDWSFWGWPEVNIKPWESLVKELEDGNKRIKWVDRENYAYWKGNPGEIPIRHQLLKCNVSDKQDWNVRSFVQDWRQAFYERYKYSNLANQCIHKFKIYVEGRSWSVSEKYILACDSLTLFVKPNYFDFFTRSLMPLQHYWPIRNDDICRSIKFAVDWSNTHPKEAQDIGKAASKFIVEELKMENVYDYMFHVLNEYAKLLNFKPTIPQNATELCLEALACPAETLKMRNFMVDSMVKTPAQTSPCIMPPPYTPPSLNDIRQKKASLIKQVEMWEKNYREYQTN is encoded by the exons ATGAAATTCCGAAAAAGTCCTCAAATAGTTCCACTCAACTGCACTGCATATAACCTCACACAATGCTCCTCCTCTTATAACCCAACGGCGTCGTTCTCTAAAGAAAATCGTAAGTCTCCATCACCATGCACGTGTCCTGAATATTTCCGATGGATCAATGAAGATCTGAGGCCATGGGCCAACACAGGGATATCAAAATACATGATAGAGAGGGCCCAAGAAGTAGCCCATTTTAGATTGGTGATAGTGAATGGGAAAGCATACGTGGAGACATACCGTACAGTGTATCAGAGCAGAGATAAATTTACTCTGTGGGGAATCCTACAGTTATTAAGGAGATACCCAGGAAAAGTGCCTGATCTGGACTTGATGTTTTTCGCTGGTGATATGCCTGATCATTTAACGGATCGATTTAGCGGGCCCAATGATGTGGATGGCCCACCACCATTGTTTCGCTACTGCAATGATAACGTCACCGGCGCAATTGTCTTCCCTGATTGGTCCTTCTGGGGATG GCCTGAAGTAAATATAAAACCATGGGAGAGTTTGGTGAAAGAGTTAGAAGATGGCAACAAGAGGATAAAATGGGTGGATAGGGAAAATTATGCTTATTGGAAGGGAAATCCTGGAGAAATTCCAATTAGGCATCAGCTACTCAAATGTAATGTCTCTGATAAACAAGACTGGAATGTTCGCTCCTTTGTCCAG GATTGGAGGCAAGCGTTTTACGAACGGTACAAGTATTCAAATTTAGCAAACCAATGCATTCATAA GTTCAAGATCTATGTTGAAGGGAGATCTTGGTCAGTGAGTGAAAAATATATTCTTGCTTGTGATTCACTTACCTTGTTTGTAAAACCAAATTACTTCGATTTCTTCACACGGAGTTTGATGCCACTCCAACATTACTGGCCCATAAGGAACGATGATATTTGTAGATCCATTAAATTTGCTGTTGACTGGAGCAACACCCACCCAAAAGAG GCACAGGACATTGGAAAAGCAGCAAGCAAGTTCATTGTAGAGGAGTTGAAAATGGAGAATGTGTATGACTACATGTTTCATGTTCTAAATGAATATGCAAAGCTCTTAAATTTCAAGCCCACAATTCCACAAAATGCTACTGAACTATGCTTGGAGGCATTGGCTTGCCCAGCAGAAACATTAAAGATGAGAAACTTTATGGTGGATTCGATGGTCAAAACTCCTGCTCAAACTAGTCCATGCATCATGCCTCCTCCATATACTCCCCCATCACTTAATGATATTCGCCAGAAaaaagcaagtttaattaaaCAAGTGGAAATGTGGGAGAAAAATTACAGGGAGTATCAAACTAATTAA